The following are from one region of the Capsicum annuum cultivar UCD-10X-F1 chromosome 1, UCD10Xv1.1, whole genome shotgun sequence genome:
- the LOC107854782 gene encoding TOG array regulator of axonemal microtubules protein 1: MALRSLDNALPIAIERPKKQAKVVSQNQKQPDCVVVNDENKAPLPSTEAAIDYILSENLEAIHDPDSQIQGLVGGLESKDWLEICRSLNDTRRFALFHSALLLPILDKVLLVIVKSMKNPRSALCKTSLMASADIFKALGDVLLESPNSDAFDNVLLQLLLKASQDKKFVCEEADKTLKAMVESMTTPLPLLHKLHAYVKHSNMRIRAKAAISISHCVSKMEMDGMEEFGFVSLVQIAINLLNDRLPEAREAARSIVVSVYEALTQDEEQKQETWQNFCQSNLPAIHAQAIVKIVSS; encoded by the exons ATGGCACTCAGATCTCTCGACAACGCTCTCCCAATTGCAATAGAAAGACCCAAAAAGCAAGCAAAAGTAGTAAGCCAGAATCAGAAACAGCCTGATTGTGTCGTCGTCAATGACGAAAACAAGGCCCCTTTGCCCTCCACAGAGGCCGCTATTGATTACATTCTATCTGAAAATCTCGAAGCAATTCATGACCCAGATAGCCAAATCCAA GGACTTGTTGGAGGGTTGGAATCTAAAGATTGGTTGGAAATTTGTCGCTCATTGAATGACACCAGGCGATTTGCGCTGTTTCACTCTGCTCTCTTGCTGCCAATTCT GGACAAAGTTTTACTGGTGATAGTTAAGTCAATGAAAAATCCAAGAAGTGCTCTTTGCAAGACTTCTCTGATGGCTTCAGCCGATATATTCAAAGCCCTTGGTGATGTATTACTCGAATCACCAAATTCTGATGCATTTGACAATGTG CTTTTGCAGCTACTGCTGAAAGCTTCTCAAGACAAAAAGTTTGTTTGTGAAGAAGCAGATAAGACACTCAAGGCAATGGTGGAGTCTATGACTACTCCTCTTCCTTTGCTCCATAAGCTTCATGCCTATGTCAAACATTCCAACATGAGAATTAGAGCAAAAGCTGCCATCTCAATATCCCATTGTGTTTCTAAGATG GAAATGGATGGAATGGAGGAGTTTGGATTCGTTTCGTTGGTTCAAATTGCTATAAATTTGCTGAATGATAGGCTTCCTGAGGCAAGAGAAGCAGCTAGAAGTATCGTGGTTTCAGTATACGAGGCATTAACTCAGGATGAAGAGCAGAAACAAGAGACATGGCAAAACTTTTGCCAATCTAATCTTCCAGCTATTCATGCACAAGCTATTGTTAAAATTGTCTCCTCCTAG